The following are encoded in a window of Saccharothrix longispora genomic DNA:
- a CDS encoding DegT/DnrJ/EryC1/StrS family aminotransferase gives MIPITVVDVAAAEQLVLQVLRSGAIAQGPMVKRFEDAFTGVAGVPHAVAVNNGTTALVASLQVLDLQPGDEVVTSPFTFVATLNAILEAGATARFADIRDDDFCLDPAAVAAAVTPRTKVLMPVHLYGQMADMGALVPLAEQHGLAIVEDAAQAVGATYEGRAAGSYGLGCFSLYATKNITTAEGGVITTGDDALADRLRVLRNQGMRQRYQYEVAGHNYRMTDVHAAIGIPQLEQLETITDARRRNAEALSKGLADITGLRVPQVLPGRTHVWHQYTVLVTDDAAVSRDEFAAKLTEKGIGNGIYYPKTVFDYDCYRDNPNVIASDVPVAERVARQALSLPVHPKLTEADLDTIVTTVREVLGA, from the coding sequence ATGATCCCGATTACTGTCGTTGACGTAGCTGCCGCCGAGCAGTTGGTCCTCCAGGTGCTGCGGTCGGGCGCGATCGCGCAGGGACCGATGGTCAAGCGGTTCGAGGACGCGTTCACCGGGGTCGCGGGCGTGCCGCACGCGGTTGCCGTGAACAACGGGACGACCGCCCTGGTGGCGAGCCTCCAGGTGCTCGACCTCCAGCCGGGTGACGAGGTCGTCACCTCGCCGTTCACCTTCGTCGCCACGCTCAACGCGATCCTGGAGGCGGGTGCGACCGCGCGCTTCGCGGACATCCGCGACGACGACTTCTGCCTCGACCCGGCGGCGGTCGCCGCGGCCGTGACCCCGCGCACCAAGGTCCTGATGCCCGTGCACCTCTACGGGCAGATGGCCGACATGGGCGCGCTGGTCCCGCTGGCGGAGCAGCACGGGCTCGCCATCGTCGAGGACGCCGCGCAGGCCGTCGGGGCCACCTACGAGGGTCGCGCGGCGGGCAGCTACGGACTCGGCTGCTTCTCGCTCTACGCGACCAAGAACATCACCACCGCCGAGGGCGGCGTCATCACCACCGGTGACGACGCGCTGGCCGACCGGCTGCGGGTGCTGCGCAACCAGGGGATGCGGCAGCGCTACCAGTACGAGGTCGCCGGCCACAACTACCGGATGACCGACGTGCACGCGGCCATCGGCATCCCCCAGCTCGAACAGCTGGAGACCATCACCGACGCCCGCCGGCGCAACGCCGAGGCGCTGTCGAAGGGCCTGGCCGACATCACCGGCCTGCGCGTGCCCCAAGTCCTGCCCGGTCGCACCCACGTGTGGCACCAGTACACCGTGCTCGTCACGGACGACGCGGCGGTCAGCCGCGACGAGTTCGCGGCGAAGCTCACCGAGAAGGGCATCGGCAACGGGATCTACTACCCGAAGACGGTGTTCGACTACGACTGCTACCGGGACAACCCGAACGTCATCGCCTCGGACGTGCCGGTCGCCGAGCGGGTCGCCCGCCAGGCGCTGTCGCTGCCCGTGCACCCCAAGCTCACCGAGGCCGACCTCGACACGATCGTCACCACCGTCCGGGAGGTGCTGGGAGCATGA
- a CDS encoding Gfo/Idh/MocA family protein has protein sequence MSALPRIAVVGVGSMGSLHARVIAQSERCELALIIDPREEIGRTVADKYDTTWSPEMGDLDGIDAVVLASSTESHHGLALEVLEKGKPLLVEKPVCASLPQTEEVLALAESKGLPVVCGLLERYNPAVMTALGMLEEPVYVSAARHSPYTPRIRTGVAWDLLVHDVDLAVQCFGGAEPERVAAGIAQFHPQSVPGAEDVVDALLTFPTGGIATISASRLGQRKVRSLTIQELERTIEVDLLRRDVTIYRHISHDSDPEGRGYRQQTVIEIPELVTAREPLATQLDRFLDLVAGKGDADDERRRILPSHRAVAAVHADRLVDARRG, from the coding sequence ATGAGCGCGCTGCCGCGGATCGCCGTCGTCGGCGTCGGCTCGATGGGATCGCTGCACGCCCGGGTCATCGCCCAGAGCGAGCGCTGCGAACTCGCGCTGATCATCGACCCGCGCGAGGAGATCGGTCGGACCGTCGCCGACAAGTACGACACGACGTGGTCGCCGGAGATGGGCGACCTCGACGGGATCGACGCGGTGGTCCTCGCGTCGAGCACCGAGAGCCACCACGGCCTCGCCCTGGAGGTGCTGGAGAAGGGCAAGCCGTTGCTGGTGGAGAAGCCGGTGTGCGCGAGCCTCCCGCAGACCGAGGAGGTCCTGGCACTCGCGGAGTCGAAGGGCCTGCCGGTCGTGTGCGGCCTGCTGGAGCGCTACAACCCGGCCGTCATGACCGCCCTCGGCATGCTGGAGGAGCCGGTCTACGTCTCCGCCGCGCGGCACTCGCCCTACACGCCGCGCATCCGCACCGGGGTCGCGTGGGACCTGCTGGTGCACGACGTCGACCTGGCGGTCCAGTGCTTCGGCGGCGCCGAGCCCGAGCGGGTCGCCGCCGGCATCGCCCAGTTCCACCCGCAGTCCGTCCCGGGCGCCGAGGACGTGGTGGACGCGCTGCTCACCTTCCCCACCGGCGGGATCGCCACGATCTCGGCCAGCAGGCTCGGGCAGCGCAAGGTGCGGTCCCTGACGATCCAGGAGCTGGAGCGCACCATCGAGGTCGACCTGCTGCGCCGCGACGTCACCATCTACCGGCACATCTCGCACGACTCGGACCCCGAGGGCCGCGGCTACCGCCAGCAGACGGTGATCGAGATCCCGGAGCTGGTCACCGCCCGCGAGCCGCTGGCGACCCAGTTGGACCGCTTCCTGGACCTGGTCGCGGGCAAGGGCGACGCGGACGACGAGCGCCGCCGCATCCTCCCGTCGCACCGG
- a CDS encoding LLM class flavin-dependent oxidoreductase has product MRTGIVILPEHRWWMAEHKWKAAEEYGFHHAWTYDHMGWRSLVDGPWFGAVPTLAAAAAATSRIRLGTYVASPNFRHPVPFARDLLALDDQSDGRFTLGVGAGGSGYDTQVMGNEPPRSRQRRFEEFVGALDLLLSQDRTSFSGDYYEIHDARGHPGCVQRPRLPFVVAANGPKAMGVAAKYGTGWVTTGPETEDEGAWWRGVAGITERFREVLAGIDRAKESVDFHLNADSCPVYSLSSVEHFRDVAGRARELGFTDLTVHWPRSEGVYAGSEAVLERVASDVLPELVGG; this is encoded by the coding sequence GTGCGCACTGGGATTGTGATCCTGCCCGAACACCGCTGGTGGATGGCCGAACACAAGTGGAAGGCCGCCGAGGAGTACGGCTTCCACCACGCCTGGACCTACGACCACATGGGGTGGCGGTCCCTGGTGGACGGACCGTGGTTCGGCGCGGTGCCGACGCTCGCCGCGGCCGCCGCGGCGACCTCCCGCATCCGCCTGGGCACCTACGTCGCGTCGCCGAACTTCCGCCACCCGGTGCCGTTCGCGCGGGACCTGCTGGCCCTGGACGACCAGTCCGACGGCCGCTTCACGCTCGGTGTCGGCGCGGGCGGGTCCGGGTACGACACGCAGGTCATGGGCAACGAGCCGCCGCGCAGCAGGCAGCGCCGGTTCGAGGAGTTCGTGGGCGCGCTGGACCTGCTGCTGTCGCAGGACCGGACCTCGTTCAGCGGTGACTACTACGAGATCCACGACGCCCGCGGCCACCCGGGCTGCGTGCAGCGACCCCGGCTGCCGTTCGTGGTGGCCGCCAACGGGCCGAAGGCGATGGGGGTCGCCGCGAAGTACGGCACGGGCTGGGTCACCACCGGGCCGGAGACCGAGGACGAGGGCGCGTGGTGGCGCGGCGTGGCTGGCATCACGGAGCGGTTCCGCGAAGTTCTCGCCGGGATCGACCGGGCCAAGGAGTCGGTCGACTTCCACCTCAACGCCGACTCCTGCCCGGTGTACTCGCTGAGCAGCGTCGAGCACTTCCGCGACGTGGCCGGTCGTGCGCGCGAACTCGGGTTCACCGACCTGACCGTGCACTGGCCGCGCTCGGAGGGCGTGTACGCGGGCAGCGAGGCGGTGCTGGAGCGGGTGGCCTCCGACGTGCTGCCGGAACTCGTGGGCGGATAG
- a CDS encoding DapH/DapD/GlmU-related protein: MELGDGITIGPGAVVLGPAVVEDNCWIGPHCVIGTPPEITSEPHNRAWDGELAHAGVHLGEGVTVRELSTVHQGSYRPTSIGAGTWLLNRAYVAHDCAVGAGVTLSAGVSLGGHVRVGDGVNLGMNAVVHQRRVVGPLSMVGMAAVVSRDVPPFAKAFGGPVRLRGVNAVGMSRAGFGEAAIRALADAYARSEVPADLPEELREAFAWWTEAEPAKPLAAAHHA, from the coding sequence GTGGAACTCGGGGACGGCATCACCATCGGCCCGGGGGCCGTCGTCCTCGGCCCCGCGGTGGTCGAGGACAACTGCTGGATCGGCCCCCACTGCGTGATCGGCACGCCGCCCGAGATCACCTCGGAACCGCACAACCGGGCGTGGGACGGTGAGCTCGCCCACGCGGGCGTGCACCTCGGGGAGGGTGTCACGGTCCGCGAGCTGAGCACCGTCCACCAGGGCAGCTACCGGCCCACCTCGATCGGCGCGGGCACGTGGCTGCTGAACCGCGCGTACGTCGCGCACGACTGCGCGGTGGGAGCCGGGGTGACGCTGTCGGCGGGCGTGTCGCTCGGCGGGCACGTCCGGGTGGGCGACGGCGTGAACCTGGGCATGAACGCGGTCGTGCACCAGCGCCGCGTCGTGGGCCCGCTCTCGATGGTGGGCATGGCCGCGGTCGTGTCGCGGGACGTGCCCCCGTTCGCGAAGGCGTTCGGCGGGCCGGTGCGGCTGCGGGGCGTCAACGCGGTCGGGATGAGCCGCGCCGGGTTCGGCGAGGCGGCGATCCGCGCGCTGGCGGACGCCTACGCCCGGTCCGAGGTGCCCGCCGACCTGCCCGAGGAGCTGCGCGAGGCGTTCGCGTGGTGGACCGAGGCGGAACCGGCCAAGCCGCTCGCCGCGGCCCACCACGCCTGA
- the lhgO gene encoding L-2-hydroxyglutarate oxidase — protein sequence MRRVVVIGGGIVGLATARELVRRGHEVVVLEKERRWAAHQTGHNSNVVHAGLYYRPGSLKARMSVAGNASIVAYARERGVPVEVCGKLVVATSADELPRLEALAERATANGVPARRVSAAEAREYEPEVSAVAALRVESTGVIDFPAVCDALVRELGEQDLRPGTPALGIRRALSGGGVEVATPSDVVRADALVNCAGLHSDRVARLAGVEPSATIVPFRGEYYELRPDRRHLVRGLVYPVPDPALPFLGVHLTRMLDGSVHAGPNAVLALHREGYRWRDVSLRDVLDVARFPGTWELARRFARTGAEEVLRSLSRRRFAASLARLVPAVGEDDLVRAGAGVRAQAMRADGSLVDDFLIDTAPRQVHVLNAPSPAATSALEIGRHVADTVLSTIE from the coding sequence GTGCGACGAGTCGTGGTGATCGGTGGCGGGATCGTCGGCCTGGCGACCGCGCGGGAGCTGGTGCGGCGCGGTCACGAGGTGGTGGTCCTGGAGAAGGAGCGGCGCTGGGCCGCGCACCAGACCGGGCACAACAGCAACGTGGTGCACGCCGGGCTCTACTACCGGCCGGGGTCGTTGAAGGCGCGGATGTCCGTGGCGGGCAACGCCTCGATCGTGGCCTACGCGCGGGAGCGCGGCGTGCCGGTGGAGGTGTGCGGCAAGCTGGTCGTCGCCACGTCGGCCGACGAGCTGCCCCGGCTGGAGGCGCTGGCCGAGCGGGCGACCGCGAACGGCGTGCCGGCGCGGCGGGTGTCCGCGGCCGAGGCGCGCGAGTACGAGCCGGAGGTGTCCGCGGTCGCCGCGCTGCGGGTGGAGAGCACCGGCGTCATCGACTTCCCGGCCGTGTGCGACGCGCTGGTGCGCGAGCTGGGCGAGCAGGACCTGCGGCCGGGCACGCCGGCGCTGGGCATCCGGCGGGCCCTGTCGGGCGGCGGCGTCGAGGTCGCCACGCCGAGCGACGTGGTGCGGGCGGACGCGCTGGTGAACTGCGCGGGCCTGCACAGCGACCGGGTGGCGCGGCTGGCGGGCGTGGAGCCGTCCGCGACGATCGTGCCGTTCCGCGGCGAGTACTACGAGCTGCGACCCGACCGGAGGCACCTGGTGCGCGGCCTGGTCTACCCGGTGCCGGACCCGGCGCTGCCGTTCCTGGGCGTGCACCTGACCCGGATGCTCGACGGCAGCGTGCACGCCGGGCCGAACGCGGTGCTCGCGCTGCACCGCGAGGGGTACCGGTGGCGGGACGTCTCGCTCCGCGACGTGCTCGACGTGGCCCGGTTCCCCGGCACGTGGGAGCTGGCGCGGCGGTTCGCCCGCACCGGCGCGGAGGAGGTGCTGCGGTCGCTGTCGCGGCGGCGGTTCGCGGCGAGCCTGGCCCGGCTGGTGCCCGCGGTCGGCGAGGACGACCTGGTGCGCGCCGGGGCGGGTGTGCGGGCGCAGGCGATGCGCGCCGACGGGTCGCTGGTCGACGACTTCCTGATCGACACCGCGCCGCGGCAGGTGCACGTGCTCAACGCGCCCTCGCCCGCCGCGACGTCGGCCCTGGAGATCGGTCGGCACGTGGCCGACACGGTGCTTTCTACGATTGAGTGA
- a CDS encoding HAD family hydrolase: MQRPSLVASDVDGTLLTPLGGVSPRTAATVGRVLAEGVPFVLSTGRPPRWVPVVADAAGLTGYAVCSNGAVLYDIGADRVVSAELLTPVQLTDLAAVLDEALPGCSMASERLGGSARDPDRAEFIADERYLHPWEEGAQPLPGHQRAQLLGKPAVKLLVRHPGMTSDEMARAAGPLVGDSVAMTWSTDEGLLEFAAPGVTKATGLAAVADRLGVAAADVLAFGDMPNDVPMLRWAGHGVAMANGHADALAVADEVTASSAEDGVAQVLERWF, translated from the coding sequence GTGCAGAGACCATCCCTTGTGGCATCCGACGTCGACGGCACCCTGCTCACCCCCCTCGGCGGGGTGAGCCCCCGCACCGCCGCCACGGTCGGTCGCGTGCTCGCGGAGGGCGTCCCGTTCGTCCTGTCCACCGGCCGCCCACCGCGCTGGGTGCCGGTCGTCGCCGACGCGGCCGGCCTGACCGGGTACGCCGTGTGCTCCAACGGTGCGGTGCTCTACGACATCGGCGCCGACCGCGTCGTCTCGGCCGAGCTGCTCACGCCCGTGCAGCTCACCGACCTCGCGGCGGTGCTCGACGAGGCGCTCCCCGGCTGCTCCATGGCCTCCGAGCGACTCGGCGGGAGCGCCCGCGACCCGGACAGGGCGGAGTTCATCGCCGATGAGCGCTACCTGCACCCGTGGGAGGAGGGCGCGCAGCCGCTGCCCGGCCACCAGCGCGCCCAGCTGCTCGGCAAGCCCGCGGTGAAACTGCTGGTCAGGCATCCCGGGATGACGTCGGACGAGATGGCGCGCGCGGCCGGCCCGCTCGTCGGGGACTCGGTCGCGATGACCTGGTCGACCGACGAGGGCCTGCTGGAGTTCGCCGCGCCCGGCGTGACCAAGGCCACCGGGCTCGCCGCGGTCGCCGACCGCCTGGGCGTCGCCGCCGCCGACGTGCTCGCCTTCGGCGACATGCCCAACGACGTGCCGATGCTCAGGTGGGCCGGCCACGGCGTCGCGATGGCCAACGGCCACGCCGACGCGCTCGCGGTGGCCGACGAGGTCACCGCGAGCAGTGCGGAGGACGGGGTGGCGCAGGTGCTGGAGCGCTGGTTCTGA